A window of Synchiropus splendidus isolate RoL2022-P1 chromosome 9, RoL_Sspl_1.0, whole genome shotgun sequence contains these coding sequences:
- the map10 gene encoding microtubule-associated protein 10, translating to MAKQRGDLVGDVLFSLDFLVEFIKINEEKTVSDELAVAVRLLDFPTLIVYPPEQRRSHNRREYVFNRGKSCSFRMNLDSLYSQLSSNPLSVMVLDVKEEIPKLLGTCFIPLEKVVGRVRQTVAGVGVSSHGERGTVTLRDLKGDTSGSMTLSYKLSAAGASLQPRVMENNHLDYVSTDKLPAPLASSVKARTSAGDEAPLSIQDETDTADIRLQNANHLKTEQEQHSPPVNDENNSANVFCPPYLYFCNTGDNKLEGWDTNIPQEAETYKDSCSEDGSEHPTVRDVKVGPPAKSSKDSVVENVSGDAIRQLPLLNALLVELSLLTSQSPHQALSIHPNLACIYRPISTDPAAAQVSAPRNTKQQAFPSPRYHSTPVTSPNRAHESVQKKEVFENKNAKSVRKKLVYRTTRTFNLRLQKNSAALNQRECVMLVQNSCKESFVKVKASSKKESVKHDVNVHSSLADLKVSTEEDRKSPQIPQLPLPVPSEDVVPLQDSTEHHSNSNLSHSELEDEKSHSSRRSQRSPVKSSYSACSSEDREEANYADDFNSLDPTDSCSPDLASSPERTRARVPASPTHPDNCESDSDAALRRNALPVPKWADCSPHQTQGAVQAATAVRAPLFSSDESDTVGSTHSKKTSTESIRGDGASFKDSDGSQEGQKRRMRKSSGRSTESLSSFHHLSEEEEKDELGTLDLRKEYQHISKLVANKLPGYTM from the coding sequence ATGGCCAAACAACGAGGCGACCTCGTCGGAGATGTTTTATTTTCGTTGGACTTTTTAGTGGAATTCATTAAAATCAACGAAGAGAAGACAGTCTCGGACGAGCTCGCTGTTGCGGTTCGACTGTTGGACTTTCCGACGCTGATCGTTTATCCACCTGAGCAGAGGCGCAGCCACAATCGACGTGAATATGTTTTCAACAGAGGCAAGTCGTGTTCGTTCAGAATGAATCTGGACTCTCTGTATTCACAACTGTCCAGCAACCCCCTGTCTGTCATGGTTTTAGACGTGAAAGAGGAAATCCCAAAGCTATTAGGGACGTGCTTCATTCCACTGGAAAAAGTTGTGGGCAGAGTCAGACAGACTGTTGCAGGAGTTGGTGTTTCTTCACATGGAGAACGGGGGACAGTAACTCTGCGAGACCTCAAAGGGGACACCTCCGGATCTATGACTTTGAGTTATAAACTGTCTGCTGCAGGAGCTTCTTTACAACCTCGTGTGATGGAGAATAATCATCTAGACTATGTTTCAACGGACAAACTACCTGCTCCACTGGCTTCCTCGGTAAAGGCTCGAACTTCAGCAGGTGATGAAGCTCCTTTATCCATACAGGATGAGACTGATACAGCTGACATCCGGTTGCAAAATGcaaatcatttaaaaactgAGCAAGAGCAACATTCTCCTCCGGTCAACGATGAGAATAACAGTGCGAATGTATTCTGCCCTCCTTATCTTTACTTCTGCAACACTGGTGACAACAAACTAGAGGGATGGGACACTAACATTCCACAGGAGGCTGAGACGTATAAGGACTCTTGCTCTGAAGATGGATCTGAACATCCTACAGTGAGGGACGTTAAAGTCGGACCACCTGCAAAGAGTTCGAAAGACTCCGTCGTGGAAAATGTCTCTGGAGATGCTATAAGACAGTTGCCGCTATTAAACGCTCTTCTTGTTGAGCTGTCACTGTTAACTAGCCAAAGTCCACACCAGGCGTTGTCCATTCATCCCAATTTGGCATGTATTTATCGTCCAATTTCCACAGACCCTGCAGCCGCACAGGTCAGCGCACCACGGAATACCAAGCAGCAGGCTTTCCCTTCTCCTAGATACCACTCCACACCAGTCACAAGTCCTAACAGAGCCCATGAAAGCGTTCAGAAAAAGgaagtgtttgaaaataaaaacgcaAAATCGGTAAGGAAGAAGCTGGTGTATCGAACAACGAGAACTTTCAATCTGCGGCTTCAGAAAAATTCTGCAGCGTTAAACCAGCGTGAGTGTGTGATGCTAGTACAGAACTCGTGCAAAGAAAGTTTTGTGAAAGTTAAAGCATCAAGCAAGAAAGAATCTGTAAAACATGATGTAAATGTGCACAGCAGTCTGGCAGATTTGAAAGTTTCGacagaagaagacagaaaaTCTCCTCAAATTCCACAGTTGCCACTTCCTGTCCCCAGTGAGGATGTTGTCCCACTTCAGGACAGTACTGAGCATCACAGTAACTCAAACCTCTCACATTCTGAGTTAGAAGATGAAAAGAGTCATTCATCCAGGCGAAGTCAGCGCAGCCCTGTGAAATCTTCCTACTCAGCATGCAGcagtgaagacagagaggaggcaAACTATGCTGATGATTTCAATAGTCTCGACCCCACTGACTCGTGCTCGCCTGACCTGGCCAGCAGTCCAGAGCGCACTCGAGCCCGGGTGCCTGCATCACCGACTCATCCTGACAATTGTGAGTCAGATTCAGATGCAGCTCTGAGGAGAAATGCCCTTCCTGTGCCCAAATGGGCTGACTGTTCTCCACACCAGACGCAGGGTGCAGTACAAGCTGCAACTGCGGTACGTGCACCTCTCTTTTCCTCTGATGAAAGCGACACGGTGGGTTCAACTCATTCCAAGAAGACATCGACGGAGAGCATCAGAGGAGATGGCGCTTCCTTTAAAGACAGTGACGGATCACAGGAGGGAcaaaagaggaggatgaggaagagcagcGGACGTTCAACAGAATCACTTTCCTCTTTTCATCACTtatcagaagaggaagagaaggatgaaCTTGGAACGCTGGATTTGAGAAAAGAATATCAACATATTTCAAAGCTTGTGGCCAATAAACTGCCTGGATACACCATGTGA